The nucleotide window TCTGCTGGCCTCCAGCACTTTTGCTGTCTCGACTTATATCCTCGTCCTGGCCGGCAGCCTGGTGGTGGTTACAGGCTTCTTGGGCTGCTGTGCTGTCATCCGGGAGCAGAAGAGCTGTCTTTCCACGGTGAGATGGGGAGACCCATGCCTTCGTGTTTGTAGATGTTAAAATGTGGGGTAGATGGTACAaattaacagattaaaatagttttcattttcattcagtcattttgtttgcacacagatgtgttttaaggTCTGTCATTACAAATACAAAAGGAGGGTGGGTTTCTCTGAGAAGGCAGCTGTGCAGGTAACGGTTACTTCTAAAATGCCTTTGAGTAGCTGTACTGTAACTGAACAATGGCCAGCAACAGAAGACTGCAGTTTTACTTGGAAGCCAAGctatagagtgtgtgtgtttgagtacAATTAAATCAACCCAAAATCTAATCTTGGTTGAGGACTGATTCATTATATCACCCTGTCCTCTAATGATATGACTTGAAATTAATATCACATTTACCTCTAATGATGATTGAAACGATGATTGCGTTCTCTAATAAGCTGGGCACACAGTGTGCGATTTTAATTGATCTTGGACATTGTGTGAGCTCAGACTGCACGTGTTCTACACTTCTATGCTCACAACGTACACATAAGCTGACTGTCCACATCATGGGTGCCCACACTGAACGTAAGCACAGAaatccagtgtttgttttgtccattttCAATTCCATTAAAGTTTATTCAAACAAGATGGGAAATAGAGAAAGTCATCAGTACTTTGGCAATTCCACTATGAATgggaaattagaaaaaaaaatatggagcATCAGATGGCTGAAAAACATGGAGAATATGGTGCCTGTTCTGTAGCAaatatcagtttaatatcacaGCAGTCTCAAGACTTCCTTTTTAGCCACAACATGGTAATTACGACTCCAATAGTGTTAAAATAAGCTCCCTGTGGTATATTACAGGTCTTTTGACAACAGCCATGGAGGATATCGGTCTGTGGAAATGCTCAAAGACAGGAAACCAAAATGTCTGACATCACATGCCAGAAATCTGTTAGATTGTCCCAGAGCCAGATTGTTGTTTGGGCTATTAATCAAACATCTTGACCCCCCCAAACTGCACATAATGACAACCAGGGGCAACCAGTGTTTATTAGGCAAAATGAAATACTTCTATTCACTTTCTCTATGTATGTTTCAATTTCATAGTAATTATGAATGCTGTATGCACGATGAGTGTGCTGCTCCTGTCTTTTGTGCTTCTTCAGAAGGAAGCTACCTTTTCCTTATTGAAGTACATACAAAAATTAATGTACTTTACGTTTTTTTGTAATAACAAGAATTGATACAGGATGCATACTAGATAAAAATAAGTTGTATTTACAGTAGTATGTAAGTAGGATACAGGATAATGGTAAACAACTTGCCGCTCGTGGCCTGAAGGAGTCCCCACTGCTAGAAGCTTTTTATCAAACATTTCTGACGTAGGTTGGTTATTCCTCATGTTGCACGTTTGAAACATGATCTCAGTTATGTAATATGAATGATCATGTGGGCAACAACGCTGATGGTCCTTGTAAGTGGTCCTAGATTGTCATTGCTCGGTGCTCGCCCACGTGTACACAAAGGTTTGCACTCTCTGCACAACTACATGCAACAACGCAACACGGACCTTCTCTGGTCGAAGGTTCTATCACTGCATGTTGACAAATGGCTCTGACAGGACCCTTACTGTCCTCATTATTTTACAGAGACAGGGCCCAGTGGGAGAGAAGCAGGCGGGAGGTGAACGTTCACTGCCGCAGGACTATTTATAGGTCTATCTATCTACTGTTGATGGATGGAGCAATAGGAAAGAGAAACGGGCTTGCAggagtgaagaaataaatgcgTAGAAGATTCGGAGTCTGTGTGGTGCATTTTGGTTGAATATTATCTGTATTGATGAGCTATTTATAGATTAGTTTGGGGAGATTAATGAGTGATGccagcatgtatgtgtgtgtatgtgtgtaaagaAAGTTGGCATTTTGTGTGGGCAGCAGGCACACAGACtggactgttgtttttttttttttttttttttaaatctcgtAACCAAGAGTTACAGAGCAGGCTGGCGTTTCTGCATGATGTAATTACTGTGACAGCagcaaaacagaagaaaatgtttgccTAAGTGTCATATGTTCATTCAGTGAGATCATCGCTCTCCTGTGGCTGTTTGTTTGACCAGTTTGCTGTCATTTTGTTTCCCGCGTCATGCAGGATGGGTAGTAGCATCTGTCTCTCCATAATGATCTCGAGTAAAGCAGcgctgttgctgctgtcaaactGTTGTGTCCCACTCCGAGACAGGTGGGCCTAATtagttgtatgtgtgtgtttgcattacATTGCATGgcccgtgtgtgtttgtgtgtgggtgtgtgtggtaTATGAACCATTTTACAAAGAATTAAAGTTCGTGCTTGCGTTATTTTACTGCTGCCTGAGCACCCTACATGTGTGGGCGATGTGTTCACTACAGTTTACATAAGCTCTGCATTTCAACACGTACAATAGTGCTCATCATGGATGAAGCCTATAATTAGAGccatcagtgtttatttttcgtagatgtttttgttcatgtttacgTTGCGATGATTGATATTTAAAGcactttatttagtttttgccAGGATGGTGTTTTGAAGTTAATTATGACACATATTAGAGCTGTTCTCAAGCAGCATGGAGAGCTCTTTAAAGATGCCCGAGAGAAATGGGATTCCACAGACTGTCAAATAGATTTTTGGTCGTCTCATTTTGCGCAGCAGTGCCATCTGTGTTAGAAGTGACAGATGCAGCATGATGACAGTTGATGGAAGTTTTTATTATTGAGCCGTCACGAGTGTGAGCAACTTTCTGAAATGAGTTACCACAGTCCTCAGCATACCTCTCTTAATTTCCTCTTTCTCATCCACAGTACTTCTTCTTCCTGCTGGTGATCTTCTTGATTGAACTGGTGGCTGGAGTACTGGCTTATGTCTATTACCAGAGGGTAAGTGATCACTACTTAATGAAGTTAAAAGTGCTACATAGTTATTTAGTTGTAGTTTAGGGTGGTGACGGATGATCTCTGCATTTAACTGTACGCCACAGCGGTCACTTGAAGACTAACTCACGTTTATTTGGTTTACTTGCTGCCTGTAGGCCCTCTTCTGTGCTCACGCTGCACTAGAAGAAAGAGTTAAAAACCTCAATATTTCTGTCCAGATAACCATCATGAGACCAATTGGTCCTGATGAGTCTTATACtaaaatattttgatgtttatttAGCGGATAGAAAGTAGGGTGCAGACAGGGATTCAGTAAGTGAGGCTGTTGTGCTCAGAGAAGTTTTGAATTACTCTTTATGTGTTACAGATTGTGTTTGGCCTCTGGGTTTGTGTTAAAGAGCAGCGCTTTTCTACAAAATAGCTCGTTAAAGCTCTGCAGTGAAGACACTTCTGAGAATTGCAGCAGGgcaagaaaaaactgaattatcCTTGACAGTATTGTAGGTATTTGTGAAAAGTTCCCGCAAAGCAATAATTTGACTGTGTGTAGTATCCAGTGGTGGCTTTCACTGAATGTGTGGCATCTTAATTTTCTGACTCATCTTGATTTTGATGCATTTGCATAATGCACACTCAGCCGGAGGGCTAACTACAATTCTAAATATCCACTGTGCCACCGTTGTGTCTAACTGCAGTTAGCTTTTACCTCTCAGGGCATCATGCGATTATGGTGAGAAGGTACTGTAGACCCTGTTCAAGCTCTTTATAGTGTCATAAGTGTTTCTCCTCAAGCTTCGGGGGtattttcacttcctgttgaatTCTCTACCTAAGTATCACCTGTGTCGGATCTTGGCAAAGgcctttttattaaaacatgaacaatgTTAGATTAAACGTGGGAGGAGAAGTATTTCAGTGGTTTCATCTCATTAAGCATCTGTAAAGTAAATATCCAAGTCTGACTAAGTTAAGACATGAAATGCATATAAATTTAATGTATTGAGCTGAGACATTTCCTACAAAAACATGACTATCGTGAATgaatacagaaatataaatagataCTCTAAAATATATACCTAACTAAATAAATGAGCTTATGATAATCACGTAGCAGTTAATTATCACTGTACACCTCCTTTCCTGCTATAATAGCAGAGGTGCctaaaagcagaggaaaaaccTTAAACGGTGTTTAAAAATGCTTCTACGAGTTTTCTTCTTCATTCAGGTTTTAACTTACCCCTTGATTACCATACAGCCTATCTGTGATTTTTGATGACTGAGTTCAGGACATCATTGAGGATGCTTCTCGTGGTCTTTGTTCCGTCTCAAAGGACATGAAAGACGATGATGAGCCACTGGAGAATCTACAGTCGATCTTTgagctttgctttttttttctttcttcctttttctgtttgaatGTGGGTTGTCACTGTTTGCCACCTGCACTGAGCATTATGCTCAACCTCTGGAGTCTTATCTAACACACAGCTCTTAGGATCTTGTTATCTCACAAACATCCACCTGTCAGTCAGCTAAGACTGCAAAGAACACCGTGCTATCTGCGGGCAAGCTCAGAGATTTATTATAATGGAAAAGGGTTCAGAACAGGATAGAATCACTTTAAAGATAAGGGctctcatcttctctctgtttctcttgcctctcctgagtgtgtgtgtgtgtgctcacaaacatatacacacatcgCAGACTATGTTTAAAGTCTTATTTTTGCAATGTCTTTTCAATCACAGCACTCACAGATGCGTGGGAGTAgctatctgtctctcttgcCCTAATCCTCCCATTCTTTCCCTTTTGTCAAGAGTATCACTCTGAAACTTTCTCACCTTACAGTATTTGCTCCTGTACATTTTTGTGTCCCATTGTGTGATCAAAGAAGCCGCTCGTGgttacaaaataaagtttgttctTTCCCATAAATACCCCCCCATCGTCTCACGCACACTGTTTCTCATTGTGTGcctgctgtctctgtcttcGTTCCAGCTGAGTGAGGAGCTGAAGCAGCATCTCAATCAGACAATGACGGAGAACTACGCCCAGCCAGGGAAGGAGGCCATCACATTAGCCGTGGACAGACTACAACAGGACGTACGGGCTATATTTGCTAAAGCCTCTGaggttttgtttggtttatgtAAGATTATATGCTGCACTTTTCTCCAGCTAGCATGGTAAAGTATAGTTGCACTTGTTATAAGTTGATTCTCCATGACTCAGTCTGCAGCTAGCAAATGTGAAGTAGTTTTAAATTATGCTGAAATTCAGTAGAAGTTGCTCTTAGTTTGCTGAAGGATTGTTCCAAAAAGGAGCCGAGAAACAGCCAGGGCTAAATTAATTTTGTCCACGTCCCTGAGAGGAAAAGGAGCCTCTCCCTTCAGCTGTGAGTATTGTCAAAGTTTACAGAAGGCTGATTTGAGGAAGTGGTTTGAGCCAAATTAATTAATCTGAGTTAAACCTCACAAAACTGGCTCAGTTATTACAAAAGGAGGAGGGACTTGTGCTTTTCCATCAATGTTACATCAAACCAAAccccttttctttcctctttctgcctctccaGTTCAAGTGCTGTGGCAGCAACAACTCCCACGATTGGACGATGAGTGTGTACATTTCGTCGAAGCCGGCAGACGGCAGGGTGGTGCCCGACAGCTGCTGTAAAACCATCACCCCTCACTGTGGCAAGAGAGACCACCCCTCCAACATCTACAAAGTGGAGGTGAGATGATTTCTAAATGACAGCCGCCATATTAAGTCTAACTC belongs to Pagrus major chromosome 14, Pma_NU_1.0 and includes:
- the tspan11 gene encoding tetraspanin-11 isoform X1 encodes the protein MSAVYKDDQEDWLTVCLKYLLFVFNFLFWVGGAAVLGVGVWTLLEKSDYLSLLASSTFAVSTYILVLAGSLVVVTGFLGCCAVIREQKSCLSTYFFFLLVIFLIELVAGVLAYVYYQRLSEELKQHLNQTMTENYAQPGKEAITLAVDRLQQDFKCCGSNNSHDWTMSVYISSKPADGRVVPDSCCKTITPHCGKRDHPSNIYKVEGGCITKLEQFLADHLLVIGAVGIGVACLQLAGAVLTACFIYLLYKEEEEDFGTL
- the tspan11 gene encoding tetraspanin-11 isoform X2, which translates into the protein MSAVYKDDQEDWLTVCLKYLLFVFNFLFWVGGAAVLGVGVWTLLEKSDYLSLLASSTFAVSTYILVLAGSLVVVTGFLGCCAVIREQKSCLSTYFFFLLVIFLIELVAGVLAYVYYQRLSEELKQHLNQTMTENYAQPGKEAITLAVDRLQQDFKCCGSNNSHDWTMSVYISSKPADGRVVPDSCCKTITPHCGKRDHPSNIYKVEGGCITKLEQFLADHLLVIGAVGIGVACLQICGMVFTSCLYRRIKTEPY